The following proteins are encoded in a genomic region of Hydra vulgaris chromosome 05, alternate assembly HydraT2T_AEP:
- the LOC136080510 gene encoding polyamine-transporting ATPase 13A3-like isoform X4 has product MNKKIEYVKCQEVIVVHADTENEFTVLFYCRSLLFTIIFYLLGTCTAGIIFLIGYWYPIRRLKLTHNRCNIKEATSVKIKKKEGKDVFVSKINEIFLGDMLYDEKDFTEFEKTIVSKSSVRYFEFMFLRYIISEEDNEIIPLVNADKKWSFLDIRRCKHGTNINSVATKLVLYSDNFIKIPVKSFWMVFLQLSLDPFYVFQVISIVIWCLEDYTVYAIIIVITTLLSLTLNSYQTKQAMVKLRDMIPPPSDVQVLQRASLSTSFIKVIFKSTKELVPGDILVIPAKGMELPCDVVLLKGRCVVNESTLTGESIPSTKIAIDEALKSEWFYSVSLHKQHTMFNGTNIIQAQTDAGEEKVLALVIRTGFYTLKGELIRSIIYPKPVHFTFFRDSMKFLLWISAIALVGFIYSVVIFKQQGASNIELVKKAFDCFLIIIPAALPATMTVGLLNAARRLKDNDIFCVDPNRINVCGKVKLVVFDKTGTLTEDQLTVSGVIPVVSGNIMPLYKISNEIVHFPIYKAMSTCHNLSIIDEEYLGDPIDMFMFHFTGCKLYDSSLENVSLFEYISKKYKPHVKTLVTQQSSSNFFAVLKHFTFDSDLQRMSVITSDNQDDKLCVYAKGSPEKILSMCIQKSIPIDIKEELEKYTYVGHRVLAVAYKELTKCKEWNDVNKIPRDEIESNLFFAGIIVFENVIKLTTGETINILSQANIRTLMATGDDLLTASFIAREINMVLPDQDLFELSILDGKEVFRKIENPKKNTIVKERPANSTIEMRCSVEFDTQSPDTKLRYALALSGETFQTVHLELPLLLPKILVSGTVFARMSPNQKTMLVEDLQKIGYGVGMCGDGANDCGALRAAHAGIALSCAEASIAAPFTSKIFNISCVPTLIKEGRASLVTAFGSFKYMVLYSMVEFFGVIALYGVSSNFTNNQYVYTDIGLNLPLVFTMTLSGASSTLALKRPLGKLVHPIFIGGIVLQVLLIIGIQLTAFFLIKKMSWYVPINEFEAYEGIYYKCYENNVIIIVSYYLIIGLSFACLKGRPYRCPFYYNYVYGIVCSLSIATTLYITIYPERKILHIMDFVESPNAKQPIFLIGLALCHFSLSLLLEYFLETTIAKKIADCIRRKKVPKNRYKHIFKELHKSKEWPSHQQMTFS; this is encoded by the exons aatatgtgAAGTGCCAAGAAGTCATAGTAGTGCATGCAGATACAGAGAATGAGTTTACAGTTCTTTTTTACTGTAGAAGTCTTCTATTTAccataatattttatcttttggGTACTTGTACTGCTGGAATTATTTTCCTTATTGGGTACTGGTATCCTATTCGCCGTTTAAAACTCACACATAACAgatgtaacataaaagaagcaacatcagtgaaaataaaaaaaaaagaaggaaaagATGTTTTTGTGtccaaaataaatgaaatttttttaggagATATGCTGTATGACGAAAAAGACTTTActgaatttgaaaaaactattgtttCGAAATCAAGtgtaagatattttgaatttatgtttCTGCGTTACATAATTAGTGAAGAAGACAATGAAATTATTCCTCTTGTAAATGCAGATAAAAAGTGGAGTTTTTTGGATATTCGTCGTTGTAAACACGGAACTAATATTAATTCTGTAGCAACTAAATTAGTATTATATAGTGataacttcattaaaattccagTAAAATCATTTTGGATGGTCTTTTTACAATTATCTTTAGATCCATTTTATGTTTTCCAAGTGATTAGTATAGTTATATGGTGTTTAGAAGATTATACTGTGTATGCTATCATTATAGTTATTACAACATTGTTGTCATTGACTTTAAACTCGTATCAAACGAAACAAGCTATGGTAAAACTGCGTGATATGATTCCCCCACCCTCAGATGTGCAAGTTTTGCAAAGAGCAAGTCTTTCAACTTCTTtcattaaagttatatttaagtCAACAAAAGAGTTAGTTCCTGGTGATATTTTAGTCATTCCAGCTAAAGGTATGGAGTTACCTTGTGATGTGGTTTTATTAAAAGGGCGATGTGTTGTTAATGAAAGCACACTAACAGGTGAGAGTATACCAAGTACTAAAATAGCAATAGATGAAGCATTGAAGTCTGAATGGTTTTACAGTGTAAGTTTGCACAAGCAACACACCATGTTTAATGGTACAAATATTATACAAGCACAAACTGATGCTGGAGAAGAAAAAGTTTTAGCTTTAGTTATTCGTACTGGTTTTTACACTCTAAAAGGAGAATTGATTCGATCTATTATATATCCAAAACCTGTACACTTCACTTTTTTTCGGGATTCAATGAAGTTTTTACTGTGGATTTCAGCAATAGCATTAGTTGGTTTTATTTACtcagttgttatttttaaacaacaaggTGCCAGTAATATTGAACTAGTTAAAAAGGCATTTGATTGCTTCCTAATAATTATACCTGCTGCTCTTCCAGCAACTATGACAGTTGGATTGCTGAATGCAGCTCGGAGGTTAAAGGATAATGATATATTTTGTGTTGATCCAAATCGCATTAATGTTTGTGGAAAAGTTAAACTTGTTGTGTTTGATAAGACAGGAACTCTCACAGAAGATCAATTAACAGTATCTGGTGTTATACCAGTTGTTAGTGGAAACATCATGCCCTTATATAAAATATCCAACGAGATTGTGCATTTTCCTATATATAAAG CTATGTCTACATGTCATAACCTATCTATTATTGATGAAGAATATCTGGGAGATCCAATTGATATGTTTATGTTTCACTTTACTGGATGTAAACTGTATGACTCAAGTCTAGAAAATGTGTCTTTATTCGAATACATTTCGAAAAAGTATAAACCACATGTTAAAACTCTTGTCACACAGCAATCAagctcaaatttttttgctgttttaaagCACTTTACATTTGACTCCGACTTGCAAAGAATGAGTGTGATAACTTCTGATAATCAAGATGATAAACTGTGTGTGTATGCAAAAGGTTCACCAGAGAAGATTTTATCAATGTGTATACAGAAGAGTATTCCTATAGATATAAAAGAAGAATTAGAAAAGTATACCTATGTTGGTCACCGTGTGTTAGCTGTTGCTTATAAAGAACTTACAAAATGTAAAGAATGGAACGATGTGAATAAAATACCTCGAGATGAAATAGagtcaaatcttttttttgcgGGAAtcattgtttttgaaaatgtaataaagTTAACTACAGGTGAAACAATCAATATTCTCTCTCAAGCAAACATTAGAACACTAATGGCAACAGGTGATGATCTTCTTACAGCTTCCTTTATAGCAAGAGAAATCAACATGGTTTTACCTGATCAAGATCTCTTTGAGTTATCAATTTTAGATGGTAAAGAAGTCTTCAGAAAAATTGAAAACcctaaaaaaaacacaattgtTAAGGAAAGACCAGCAAATAGTACAATCGAAATGCGATGTTCAGTTGAATTTGATACTCAAAGTCCTGACACTAAACTCAGATATGCACTTGCACTCTCTGGAGAGACATTTCAAACTGTTCATCTAGAACTACCACTCTTACTGCCTAAAATTTTGGTGAGTGGAACTGTGTTTGCCAGAATGTCTCCAAACCAAAAAACGATGCTAGTTGAAGATCTTCAGAAAATCGGTTATGGTGTAGGAATGTGTGGTGATGGAGCCAATGATTGTGGAGCTTTAAGAGCAGCACATGCtg gtattgcACTGTCTTGCGCAGAAGCATCGATAGCAGCGCCATTTacgtcaaaaatatttaatatctccTGCGTTCCGACTCTTATAAAAGAAGGACGCGCTTCACTTGTCACAGCTTTTGGATCATTCAAGTATATGGTTCTTTACAGCATGGTTGAGTTCTTTGGTGTCATTGCTCTATATGGGGTTTCATCAAATTTCACAAACAACCAGTATGTATACACTGATATTGGTTTAAATCTTCCACTTGTGTTTACCATGACTTTGTCTGGCGCTAGTAGCACATTAGCTTTAAAGCGTCCACTGGGTAAACTTGTTCATCCAATTTTTATTGGTGGAATTGTTTTACAAGTCCTACTTATTATCGGTATACAACTCActgccttttttttaattaaaaaaatgagttggTATGTTCCTATAAATGAATTTGAAGCTTATGAAGGTATATACTATAAGTGTTACGagaataatgttattattattgtttcgTACTATTTGATTATTGGATTATCGTTTGCTTGTTTAAAAGGGCGGCCTTATCGTTGTCCTTTTTACTATAATTATGTATATGGAATTGTATGCTCACTTTCAATTGCTACTACtctttatataactatttaccCGGAACGTAAAATATTGCATATTATGGATTTTGTTGAATCACCAAATGCCAAGCAACCTATTTTTTTAATCGGATTAGCATTGTGCCATTTTTCTTTGTCTCTACTGTTGGAATATTTTTTGGAAACGACGATTGCGAAAAAAATTGCTGATTgcattagaagaaaaaaagtgcCTAAAAACAGATACaagcatatttttaaagagCTTCACAAAAGCAAAGAATGGCCTTCTCATCAACAAATGACGTTCAGTTGA
- the LOC136080510 gene encoding polyamine-transporting ATPase 13A3-like isoform X2, with amino-acid sequence MELRNLSDQANICDEEYVKCQEVIVVHADTENEFTVLFYCRSLLFTIIFYLLGTCTAGIIFLIGYWYPIRRLKLTHNRCNIKEATSVKIKKKEGKDVFVSKINEIFLGDMLYDEKDFTEFEKTIVSKSSVRYFEFMFLRYIISEEDNEIIPLVNADKKWSFLDIRRCKHGTNINSVATKLVLYSDNFIKIPVKSFWMVFLQLSLDPFYVFQVISIVIWCLEDYTVYAIIIVITTLLSLTLNSYQTKQAMVKLRDMIPPPSDVQVLQRASLSTSFIKVIFKSTKELVPGDILVIPAKGMELPCDVVLLKGRCVVNESTLTGESIPSTKIAIDEALKSEWFYSVSLHKQHTMFNGTNIIQAQTDAGEEKVLALVIRTGFYTLKGELIRSIIYPKPVHFTFFRDSMKFLLWISAIALVGFIYSVVIFKQQGASNIELVKKAFDCFLIIIPAALPATMTVGLLNAARRLKDNDIFCVDPNRINVCGKVKLVVFDKTGTLTEDQLTVSGVIPVVSGNIMPLYKISNEIVHFPIYKAMSTCHNLSIIDEEYLGDPIDMFMFHFTGCKLYDSSLENVSLFEYISKKYKPHVKTLVTQQSSSNFFAVLKHFTFDSDLQRMSVITSDNQDDKLCVYAKGSPEKILSMCIQKSIPIDIKEELEKYTYVGHRVLAVAYKELTKCKEWNDVNKIPRDEIESNLFFAGIIVFENVIKLTTGETINILSQANIRTLMATGDDLLTASFIAREINMVLPDQDLFELSILDGKEVFRKIENPKKNTIVKERPANSTIEMRCSVEFDTQSPDTKLRYALALSGETFQTVHLELPLLLPKILVSGTVFARMSPNQKTMLVEDLQKIGYGVGMCGDGANDCGALRAAHAGIALSCAEASIAAPFTSKIFNISCVPTLIKEGRASLVTAFGSFKYMVLYSMVEFFGVIALYGVSSNFTNNQYVYTDIGLNLPLVFTMTLSGASSTLALKRPLGKLVHPIFIGGIVLQVLLIIGIQLTAFFLIKKMSWYVPINEFEAYEGIYYKCYENNVIIIVSYYLIIGLSFACLKGRPYRCPFYYNYVYGIVCSLSIATTLYITIYPERKILHIMDFVESPNAKQPIFLIGLALCHFSLSLLLEYFLETTIAKKIADCIRRKKVPKNRYKHIFKELHKSKEWPSHQQMTFS; translated from the exons aatatgtgAAGTGCCAAGAAGTCATAGTAGTGCATGCAGATACAGAGAATGAGTTTACAGTTCTTTTTTACTGTAGAAGTCTTCTATTTAccataatattttatcttttggGTACTTGTACTGCTGGAATTATTTTCCTTATTGGGTACTGGTATCCTATTCGCCGTTTAAAACTCACACATAACAgatgtaacataaaagaagcaacatcagtgaaaataaaaaaaaaagaaggaaaagATGTTTTTGTGtccaaaataaatgaaatttttttaggagATATGCTGTATGACGAAAAAGACTTTActgaatttgaaaaaactattgtttCGAAATCAAGtgtaagatattttgaatttatgtttCTGCGTTACATAATTAGTGAAGAAGACAATGAAATTATTCCTCTTGTAAATGCAGATAAAAAGTGGAGTTTTTTGGATATTCGTCGTTGTAAACACGGAACTAATATTAATTCTGTAGCAACTAAATTAGTATTATATAGTGataacttcattaaaattccagTAAAATCATTTTGGATGGTCTTTTTACAATTATCTTTAGATCCATTTTATGTTTTCCAAGTGATTAGTATAGTTATATGGTGTTTAGAAGATTATACTGTGTATGCTATCATTATAGTTATTACAACATTGTTGTCATTGACTTTAAACTCGTATCAAACGAAACAAGCTATGGTAAAACTGCGTGATATGATTCCCCCACCCTCAGATGTGCAAGTTTTGCAAAGAGCAAGTCTTTCAACTTCTTtcattaaagttatatttaagtCAACAAAAGAGTTAGTTCCTGGTGATATTTTAGTCATTCCAGCTAAAGGTATGGAGTTACCTTGTGATGTGGTTTTATTAAAAGGGCGATGTGTTGTTAATGAAAGCACACTAACAGGTGAGAGTATACCAAGTACTAAAATAGCAATAGATGAAGCATTGAAGTCTGAATGGTTTTACAGTGTAAGTTTGCACAAGCAACACACCATGTTTAATGGTACAAATATTATACAAGCACAAACTGATGCTGGAGAAGAAAAAGTTTTAGCTTTAGTTATTCGTACTGGTTTTTACACTCTAAAAGGAGAATTGATTCGATCTATTATATATCCAAAACCTGTACACTTCACTTTTTTTCGGGATTCAATGAAGTTTTTACTGTGGATTTCAGCAATAGCATTAGTTGGTTTTATTTACtcagttgttatttttaaacaacaaggTGCCAGTAATATTGAACTAGTTAAAAAGGCATTTGATTGCTTCCTAATAATTATACCTGCTGCTCTTCCAGCAACTATGACAGTTGGATTGCTGAATGCAGCTCGGAGGTTAAAGGATAATGATATATTTTGTGTTGATCCAAATCGCATTAATGTTTGTGGAAAAGTTAAACTTGTTGTGTTTGATAAGACAGGAACTCTCACAGAAGATCAATTAACAGTATCTGGTGTTATACCAGTTGTTAGTGGAAACATCATGCCCTTATATAAAATATCCAACGAGATTGTGCATTTTCCTATATATAAAG CTATGTCTACATGTCATAACCTATCTATTATTGATGAAGAATATCTGGGAGATCCAATTGATATGTTTATGTTTCACTTTACTGGATGTAAACTGTATGACTCAAGTCTAGAAAATGTGTCTTTATTCGAATACATTTCGAAAAAGTATAAACCACATGTTAAAACTCTTGTCACACAGCAATCAagctcaaatttttttgctgttttaaagCACTTTACATTTGACTCCGACTTGCAAAGAATGAGTGTGATAACTTCTGATAATCAAGATGATAAACTGTGTGTGTATGCAAAAGGTTCACCAGAGAAGATTTTATCAATGTGTATACAGAAGAGTATTCCTATAGATATAAAAGAAGAATTAGAAAAGTATACCTATGTTGGTCACCGTGTGTTAGCTGTTGCTTATAAAGAACTTACAAAATGTAAAGAATGGAACGATGTGAATAAAATACCTCGAGATGAAATAGagtcaaatcttttttttgcgGGAAtcattgtttttgaaaatgtaataaagTTAACTACAGGTGAAACAATCAATATTCTCTCTCAAGCAAACATTAGAACACTAATGGCAACAGGTGATGATCTTCTTACAGCTTCCTTTATAGCAAGAGAAATCAACATGGTTTTACCTGATCAAGATCTCTTTGAGTTATCAATTTTAGATGGTAAAGAAGTCTTCAGAAAAATTGAAAACcctaaaaaaaacacaattgtTAAGGAAAGACCAGCAAATAGTACAATCGAAATGCGATGTTCAGTTGAATTTGATACTCAAAGTCCTGACACTAAACTCAGATATGCACTTGCACTCTCTGGAGAGACATTTCAAACTGTTCATCTAGAACTACCACTCTTACTGCCTAAAATTTTGGTGAGTGGAACTGTGTTTGCCAGAATGTCTCCAAACCAAAAAACGATGCTAGTTGAAGATCTTCAGAAAATCGGTTATGGTGTAGGAATGTGTGGTGATGGAGCCAATGATTGTGGAGCTTTAAGAGCAGCACATGCtg gtattgcACTGTCTTGCGCAGAAGCATCGATAGCAGCGCCATTTacgtcaaaaatatttaatatctccTGCGTTCCGACTCTTATAAAAGAAGGACGCGCTTCACTTGTCACAGCTTTTGGATCATTCAAGTATATGGTTCTTTACAGCATGGTTGAGTTCTTTGGTGTCATTGCTCTATATGGGGTTTCATCAAATTTCACAAACAACCAGTATGTATACACTGATATTGGTTTAAATCTTCCACTTGTGTTTACCATGACTTTGTCTGGCGCTAGTAGCACATTAGCTTTAAAGCGTCCACTGGGTAAACTTGTTCATCCAATTTTTATTGGTGGAATTGTTTTACAAGTCCTACTTATTATCGGTATACAACTCActgccttttttttaattaaaaaaatgagttggTATGTTCCTATAAATGAATTTGAAGCTTATGAAGGTATATACTATAAGTGTTACGagaataatgttattattattgtttcgTACTATTTGATTATTGGATTATCGTTTGCTTGTTTAAAAGGGCGGCCTTATCGTTGTCCTTTTTACTATAATTATGTATATGGAATTGTATGCTCACTTTCAATTGCTACTACtctttatataactatttaccCGGAACGTAAAATATTGCATATTATGGATTTTGTTGAATCACCAAATGCCAAGCAACCTATTTTTTTAATCGGATTAGCATTGTGCCATTTTTCTTTGTCTCTACTGTTGGAATATTTTTTGGAAACGACGATTGCGAAAAAAATTGCTGATTgcattagaagaaaaaaagtgcCTAAAAACAGATACaagcatatttttaaagagCTTCACAAAAGCAAAGAATGGCCTTCTCATCAACAAATGACGTTCAGTTGA
- the LOC136080510 gene encoding polyamine-transporting ATPase 13A3-like isoform X3, with the protein MFKVIKYVKCQEVIVVHADTENEFTVLFYCRSLLFTIIFYLLGTCTAGIIFLIGYWYPIRRLKLTHNRCNIKEATSVKIKKKEGKDVFVSKINEIFLGDMLYDEKDFTEFEKTIVSKSSVRYFEFMFLRYIISEEDNEIIPLVNADKKWSFLDIRRCKHGTNINSVATKLVLYSDNFIKIPVKSFWMVFLQLSLDPFYVFQVISIVIWCLEDYTVYAIIIVITTLLSLTLNSYQTKQAMVKLRDMIPPPSDVQVLQRASLSTSFIKVIFKSTKELVPGDILVIPAKGMELPCDVVLLKGRCVVNESTLTGESIPSTKIAIDEALKSEWFYSVSLHKQHTMFNGTNIIQAQTDAGEEKVLALVIRTGFYTLKGELIRSIIYPKPVHFTFFRDSMKFLLWISAIALVGFIYSVVIFKQQGASNIELVKKAFDCFLIIIPAALPATMTVGLLNAARRLKDNDIFCVDPNRINVCGKVKLVVFDKTGTLTEDQLTVSGVIPVVSGNIMPLYKISNEIVHFPIYKAMSTCHNLSIIDEEYLGDPIDMFMFHFTGCKLYDSSLENVSLFEYISKKYKPHVKTLVTQQSSSNFFAVLKHFTFDSDLQRMSVITSDNQDDKLCVYAKGSPEKILSMCIQKSIPIDIKEELEKYTYVGHRVLAVAYKELTKCKEWNDVNKIPRDEIESNLFFAGIIVFENVIKLTTGETINILSQANIRTLMATGDDLLTASFIAREINMVLPDQDLFELSILDGKEVFRKIENPKKNTIVKERPANSTIEMRCSVEFDTQSPDTKLRYALALSGETFQTVHLELPLLLPKILVSGTVFARMSPNQKTMLVEDLQKIGYGVGMCGDGANDCGALRAAHAGIALSCAEASIAAPFTSKIFNISCVPTLIKEGRASLVTAFGSFKYMVLYSMVEFFGVIALYGVSSNFTNNQYVYTDIGLNLPLVFTMTLSGASSTLALKRPLGKLVHPIFIGGIVLQVLLIIGIQLTAFFLIKKMSWYVPINEFEAYEGIYYKCYENNVIIIVSYYLIIGLSFACLKGRPYRCPFYYNYVYGIVCSLSIATTLYITIYPERKILHIMDFVESPNAKQPIFLIGLALCHFSLSLLLEYFLETTIAKKIADCIRRKKVPKNRYKHIFKELHKSKEWPSHQQMTFS; encoded by the exons ATGTTTAAAGTGATCA aatatgtgAAGTGCCAAGAAGTCATAGTAGTGCATGCAGATACAGAGAATGAGTTTACAGTTCTTTTTTACTGTAGAAGTCTTCTATTTAccataatattttatcttttggGTACTTGTACTGCTGGAATTATTTTCCTTATTGGGTACTGGTATCCTATTCGCCGTTTAAAACTCACACATAACAgatgtaacataaaagaagcaacatcagtgaaaataaaaaaaaaagaaggaaaagATGTTTTTGTGtccaaaataaatgaaatttttttaggagATATGCTGTATGACGAAAAAGACTTTActgaatttgaaaaaactattgtttCGAAATCAAGtgtaagatattttgaatttatgtttCTGCGTTACATAATTAGTGAAGAAGACAATGAAATTATTCCTCTTGTAAATGCAGATAAAAAGTGGAGTTTTTTGGATATTCGTCGTTGTAAACACGGAACTAATATTAATTCTGTAGCAACTAAATTAGTATTATATAGTGataacttcattaaaattccagTAAAATCATTTTGGATGGTCTTTTTACAATTATCTTTAGATCCATTTTATGTTTTCCAAGTGATTAGTATAGTTATATGGTGTTTAGAAGATTATACTGTGTATGCTATCATTATAGTTATTACAACATTGTTGTCATTGACTTTAAACTCGTATCAAACGAAACAAGCTATGGTAAAACTGCGTGATATGATTCCCCCACCCTCAGATGTGCAAGTTTTGCAAAGAGCAAGTCTTTCAACTTCTTtcattaaagttatatttaagtCAACAAAAGAGTTAGTTCCTGGTGATATTTTAGTCATTCCAGCTAAAGGTATGGAGTTACCTTGTGATGTGGTTTTATTAAAAGGGCGATGTGTTGTTAATGAAAGCACACTAACAGGTGAGAGTATACCAAGTACTAAAATAGCAATAGATGAAGCATTGAAGTCTGAATGGTTTTACAGTGTAAGTTTGCACAAGCAACACACCATGTTTAATGGTACAAATATTATACAAGCACAAACTGATGCTGGAGAAGAAAAAGTTTTAGCTTTAGTTATTCGTACTGGTTTTTACACTCTAAAAGGAGAATTGATTCGATCTATTATATATCCAAAACCTGTACACTTCACTTTTTTTCGGGATTCAATGAAGTTTTTACTGTGGATTTCAGCAATAGCATTAGTTGGTTTTATTTACtcagttgttatttttaaacaacaaggTGCCAGTAATATTGAACTAGTTAAAAAGGCATTTGATTGCTTCCTAATAATTATACCTGCTGCTCTTCCAGCAACTATGACAGTTGGATTGCTGAATGCAGCTCGGAGGTTAAAGGATAATGATATATTTTGTGTTGATCCAAATCGCATTAATGTTTGTGGAAAAGTTAAACTTGTTGTGTTTGATAAGACAGGAACTCTCACAGAAGATCAATTAACAGTATCTGGTGTTATACCAGTTGTTAGTGGAAACATCATGCCCTTATATAAAATATCCAACGAGATTGTGCATTTTCCTATATATAAAG CTATGTCTACATGTCATAACCTATCTATTATTGATGAAGAATATCTGGGAGATCCAATTGATATGTTTATGTTTCACTTTACTGGATGTAAACTGTATGACTCAAGTCTAGAAAATGTGTCTTTATTCGAATACATTTCGAAAAAGTATAAACCACATGTTAAAACTCTTGTCACACAGCAATCAagctcaaatttttttgctgttttaaagCACTTTACATTTGACTCCGACTTGCAAAGAATGAGTGTGATAACTTCTGATAATCAAGATGATAAACTGTGTGTGTATGCAAAAGGTTCACCAGAGAAGATTTTATCAATGTGTATACAGAAGAGTATTCCTATAGATATAAAAGAAGAATTAGAAAAGTATACCTATGTTGGTCACCGTGTGTTAGCTGTTGCTTATAAAGAACTTACAAAATGTAAAGAATGGAACGATGTGAATAAAATACCTCGAGATGAAATAGagtcaaatcttttttttgcgGGAAtcattgtttttgaaaatgtaataaagTTAACTACAGGTGAAACAATCAATATTCTCTCTCAAGCAAACATTAGAACACTAATGGCAACAGGTGATGATCTTCTTACAGCTTCCTTTATAGCAAGAGAAATCAACATGGTTTTACCTGATCAAGATCTCTTTGAGTTATCAATTTTAGATGGTAAAGAAGTCTTCAGAAAAATTGAAAACcctaaaaaaaacacaattgtTAAGGAAAGACCAGCAAATAGTACAATCGAAATGCGATGTTCAGTTGAATTTGATACTCAAAGTCCTGACACTAAACTCAGATATGCACTTGCACTCTCTGGAGAGACATTTCAAACTGTTCATCTAGAACTACCACTCTTACTGCCTAAAATTTTGGTGAGTGGAACTGTGTTTGCCAGAATGTCTCCAAACCAAAAAACGATGCTAGTTGAAGATCTTCAGAAAATCGGTTATGGTGTAGGAATGTGTGGTGATGGAGCCAATGATTGTGGAGCTTTAAGAGCAGCACATGCtg gtattgcACTGTCTTGCGCAGAAGCATCGATAGCAGCGCCATTTacgtcaaaaatatttaatatctccTGCGTTCCGACTCTTATAAAAGAAGGACGCGCTTCACTTGTCACAGCTTTTGGATCATTCAAGTATATGGTTCTTTACAGCATGGTTGAGTTCTTTGGTGTCATTGCTCTATATGGGGTTTCATCAAATTTCACAAACAACCAGTATGTATACACTGATATTGGTTTAAATCTTCCACTTGTGTTTACCATGACTTTGTCTGGCGCTAGTAGCACATTAGCTTTAAAGCGTCCACTGGGTAAACTTGTTCATCCAATTTTTATTGGTGGAATTGTTTTACAAGTCCTACTTATTATCGGTATACAACTCActgccttttttttaattaaaaaaatgagttggTATGTTCCTATAAATGAATTTGAAGCTTATGAAGGTATATACTATAAGTGTTACGagaataatgttattattattgtttcgTACTATTTGATTATTGGATTATCGTTTGCTTGTTTAAAAGGGCGGCCTTATCGTTGTCCTTTTTACTATAATTATGTATATGGAATTGTATGCTCACTTTCAATTGCTACTACtctttatataactatttaccCGGAACGTAAAATATTGCATATTATGGATTTTGTTGAATCACCAAATGCCAAGCAACCTATTTTTTTAATCGGATTAGCATTGTGCCATTTTTCTTTGTCTCTACTGTTGGAATATTTTTTGGAAACGACGATTGCGAAAAAAATTGCTGATTgcattagaagaaaaaaagtgcCTAAAAACAGATACaagcatatttttaaagagCTTCACAAAAGCAAAGAATGGCCTTCTCATCAACAAATGACGTTCAGTTGA